Proteins encoded in a region of the Bacillota bacterium genome:
- a CDS encoding helix-turn-helix transcriptional regulator, with protein sequence MSLSYNRLWKLLIDRGMTKQDLRKITGLSSAPIAKLGKGQNVNTDVLIRICNALNCDLHDIVETVHDENNNGKET encoded by the coding sequence ATCAGTCTAAGCTACAACCGATTATGGAAACTGTTGATAGATAGAGGAATGACTAAGCAGGATCTTCGAAAAATCACAGGTCTAAGCTCTGCCCCAATTGCTAAGTTAGGCAAAGGTCAGAATGTTAACACTGATGTTCTAATTAGAATATGTAATGCATTGAACTGTGATTTACACGACATTGTAGAAACTGTTCATGATGAAAATAATAATGGTAAGGAGACTTAA
- a CDS encoding DNA cytosine methyltransferase, which yields MSNQYSAISLFTGAGGMDIGFEKAGIKTVFANELMKEAAETYNANHSNGVMVNDDINNVIDSLALYRGIDFVFGGPPCQGFSVAGKMDPDDERSKLIFTFLDAVEIVQPKAFVMENVKALGVLEKWSAVREKFMNRTREMGYLCIPIVLNATEFGVPQKRVRVFFIGIKDNQDPFFEYNMNNLLEEQKTKAPVIKEVLNGIGRAGTESNPLTCTAKITFATRPVMRKSPYAGMYFNGQGRPIDVDGYANTLPASMGGNKTPFVDEDYLYGDANEDWVVDYHKKLQDGTIAPEFNEAPSRLRRITIKEAARIQTFPDDYIFCGNKGKIYTQIGNAVPCKLAEAVAKATINYLEISNK from the coding sequence ATGAGTAACCAATATAGTGCTATTTCATTGTTTACTGGGGCTGGGGGTATGGATATCGGCTTCGAAAAAGCTGGTATTAAAACTGTATTTGCTAACGAGCTAATGAAAGAGGCTGCAGAAACATATAATGCGAATCACTCAAACGGTGTAATGGTAAATGATGATATAAACAATGTTATTGATAGCCTTGCGCTCTATAGAGGTATAGATTTTGTTTTTGGAGGACCACCGTGTCAAGGATTTTCTGTGGCAGGTAAAATGGATCCTGATGATGAGCGTAGTAAACTAATATTCACATTTCTTGATGCGGTAGAGATAGTACAACCTAAAGCATTTGTAATGGAAAATGTTAAGGCCTTAGGAGTCTTGGAAAAATGGAGCGCAGTGAGAGAAAAATTCATGAATAGAACTCGTGAAATGGGATACTTATGCATTCCAATTGTATTAAATGCGACAGAGTTTGGTGTTCCACAAAAAAGAGTAAGAGTTTTCTTTATTGGAATTAAAGATAATCAAGATCCTTTCTTCGAATATAATATGAATAATCTGCTAGAAGAACAAAAAACTAAGGCACCTGTTATTAAAGAAGTTTTGAATGGAATAGGTCGTGCTGGAACAGAGTCTAATCCACTCACTTGTACAGCGAAAATAACATTTGCTACTCGTCCTGTGATGAGAAAGTCACCTTATGCAGGTATGTACTTTAACGGGCAAGGAAGACCGATTGATGTTGATGGATATGCAAATACGCTACCTGCCTCTATGGGAGGGAACAAGACACCATTCGTGGATGAAGATTATCTTTACGGAGATGCTAACGAAGATTGGGTTGTTGACTATCATAAAAAATTACAAGATGGGACAATAGCACCTGAGTTTAACGAGGCACCTTCCAGACTAAGACGTATAACAATAAAAGAAGCTGCTCGAATTCAAACGTTTCCAGATGACTATATATTTTGCGGCAATAAAGGGAAAATCTATACTCAAATAGGGAATGCCGTACCATGTAAATTAGCAGAAGCAGTAGCAAAAGCAACTATAAACTATTTAGAAATAAGCAATAAATAA